One stretch of Pedobacter riviphilus DNA includes these proteins:
- a CDS encoding DUF928 domain-containing protein, producing the protein MFVPEVYGTTLNGLFRASIYNASGMKSVRMNITVTEARAGKIATIQTGVFTIAPGNNIIPSGVARTASLAMAQNATANFIRRNQYFPQGDYEYSFNIYSASSSEEIIIDQTFNHEITPPAPLDLIEPYDKDDICEKRPLLTWQPSIPKMDGLLYQVMLVEIKDKQNAVEALNYNLPIVNQKGIVANLLVYPPNSKELVAGKKYAWQVSAYRDQTIINRSDVWSFEVNCQDTVSAVIPTDYGYRDIENLVKGNFYIAEGFIRFSMINSYQEQKLRFNIVCTTDPKSKIRSLPTIKLKKGQNKINIDLSRNFSFKEGYSYVMTAYLPDGTPKSLRFIYKNIE; encoded by the coding sequence GTGTTTGTTCCAGAGGTATACGGCACTACGCTAAATGGCCTTTTCAGGGCATCAATATACAATGCTTCCGGTATGAAATCGGTAAGGATGAACATTACAGTAACAGAAGCACGTGCCGGAAAAATTGCCACCATACAAACTGGGGTATTTACCATCGCACCAGGCAACAATATTATTCCTTCCGGAGTGGCCCGTACAGCCAGCCTGGCAATGGCGCAGAATGCAACCGCAAACTTTATCAGGCGTAACCAATACTTTCCGCAGGGCGATTACGAATATTCGTTTAATATTTATTCAGCTTCTTCAAGCGAAGAGATCATTATCGATCAAACCTTTAACCACGAAATTACACCACCAGCACCTTTAGATCTGATTGAACCCTATGATAAAGATGATATTTGTGAAAAACGCCCATTGCTTACCTGGCAGCCCTCTATACCCAAAATGGATGGTTTGCTTTATCAGGTCATGCTCGTCGAGATTAAAGATAAACAGAATGCGGTTGAAGCCTTAAATTATAACCTGCCGATTGTAAACCAGAAAGGTATAGTAGCCAATTTATTGGTTTATCCGCCAAATTCAAAAGAATTGGTTGCCGGTAAAAAATATGCCTGGCAGGTAAGCGCCTACCGCGATCAAACCATCATCAACCGATCAGATGTCTGGTCGTTTGAGGTGAATTGTCAGGATACGGTGAGCGCGGTTATCCCAACTGATTATGGATATAGGGATATAGAGAATTTGGTTAAGGGTAATTTTTATATAGCAGAAGGTTTTATTCGATTTTCTATGATTAACTCTTATCAAGAACAAAAGTTGCGTTTTAACATTGTATGTACAACTGATCCCAAATCAAAGATAAGAAGCCTACCAACCATTAAACTGAAAAAGGGCCAGAACAAAATTAACATAGACCTTAGTCGTAATTTTTCATTTAAAGAAGGTTATTCATATGTAATGACAGCCTACTTACCAGATGGTACACCAAAAAGTTTAAGATTTATTTATAAGAACATAGAATGA
- a CDS encoding TonB-dependent receptor, with amino-acid sequence MNKAVITVTVLVFFCLQSVQLFAQLPSTGQAVADSLKSGKKKIPKLDSLAAQKIETAKKAIATQIKERFDPSGLTGIIKKDSLKKNLKVQPANISADVAAQYTKTKQTLIDTLKFGKKKLSKVDSLAMEKIQATKKSVLAQADQRIKQSDIAKLLKKDSLKKGNKIQLSDVSIGNETQYIKTQNPANGKNLLNNVTFAGQLKIYNIPIDLSLANNYTAMRDFRFDQGNLFKFNLPKPSFNEFFKADLDKYRNLRKNILSGQTAESFLRKKIEGKIAKNIDLSASPKLQAYLNNPQNLRSMLKMDELELKGKLNEFTDEIKNQAQNGSKQLSQHGQDSLTNLLNAKKQELFTEIQKVQQSVYESGLDPEKLELLEKVAQGKISQRELENFFVSELAKGKDMGFLQKGYAQLREFQAGNFGHQLPGSFLNRDLFLNGFNFSLRTPRGPVSVGLSTNRDLNSTKDVGFNASTYAIPKLYSYLSVPTTNFSFGSGKLSWIGTYDRQFNGNIGFAQNSLPRNNMVFTLSQAFNFSKAGTLTFDVSKSSTQYKELAAFGPDQLMIDRNTNGNYFRDDFLQTMSVGLNHAIDSKKLGLRSTVFVNYAGSGFQNPGQQGIGNLNLRFGGNIRKDFFHKKMTLSLRSDFKNMPISAADNSHWSNHNIQIDSRFRISRSANLGLKYIDNGVDKVSQGNTPVYASKKLQLDLNSNYKLFGQRGFSHISIAQQEIANPLSLGNSSLLQLNYVQTVVFKAFSLSGNLFYNRELNANTILGNMLNSDASLQYQLFRGVSMSSGLSYLDNQKLARQAGIKQSIQFMLKKHFDISAYVDIRKNLITPTYPDLFSTNRGEISIHYYLDKQ; translated from the coding sequence ATGAACAAAGCCGTAATAACAGTTACTGTACTGGTATTCTTTTGTCTGCAATCGGTACAGCTTTTTGCGCAGCTTCCCTCAACTGGGCAGGCCGTAGCAGATAGCCTGAAATCGGGCAAGAAGAAAATCCCGAAATTGGATTCGCTGGCCGCACAGAAAATCGAAACAGCCAAGAAAGCGATCGCCACACAGATAAAAGAACGTTTTGATCCATCAGGTTTAACCGGTATAATAAAAAAAGATTCCCTGAAGAAGAATCTTAAGGTGCAACCTGCAAATATTTCAGCAGATGTTGCAGCGCAATACACCAAAACGAAGCAGACCCTCATCGATACGCTTAAATTTGGGAAGAAGAAACTTTCCAAAGTAGATTCTTTGGCTATGGAAAAAATCCAGGCCACTAAAAAGTCAGTGTTGGCACAGGCTGATCAGCGTATCAAACAATCGGATATTGCCAAGCTATTAAAAAAGGACAGTCTTAAAAAAGGAAATAAGATCCAATTAAGTGATGTTTCAATCGGAAATGAAACCCAATACATCAAAACACAGAACCCTGCCAATGGTAAAAACCTGTTGAACAACGTAACCTTTGCGGGGCAGCTAAAAATATACAATATCCCAATCGATCTTTCGTTGGCCAATAATTATACCGCCATGCGCGATTTTAGGTTCGATCAGGGCAATCTTTTTAAATTCAATTTACCTAAACCCAGCTTTAACGAGTTTTTTAAGGCCGACCTGGATAAGTACCGTAATCTGCGCAAAAACATATTAAGCGGACAAACTGCCGAATCTTTTCTTCGCAAAAAGATAGAGGGTAAAATTGCTAAAAACATCGATCTTTCTGCTTCCCCAAAACTGCAGGCCTATTTAAACAATCCACAAAATTTAAGGAGCATGCTTAAAATGGATGAATTGGAACTGAAAGGGAAATTGAACGAGTTTACAGATGAAATTAAAAATCAGGCGCAGAATGGGAGCAAACAGCTTAGCCAACATGGGCAGGATTCGCTTACCAACCTTTTAAATGCTAAAAAGCAGGAACTGTTTACCGAAATCCAAAAAGTCCAGCAATCGGTTTACGAGAGCGGGCTCGATCCCGAAAAACTCGAATTGCTCGAAAAAGTTGCCCAGGGTAAAATCTCTCAGCGCGAACTCGAAAACTTTTTTGTGTCAGAGCTAGCCAAAGGAAAGGATATGGGCTTCTTACAAAAAGGTTATGCCCAGTTGCGCGAATTCCAGGCGGGTAATTTTGGTCATCAATTGCCCGGCAGTTTCCTTAACCGCGATCTTTTTTTAAACGGGTTCAATTTCTCTCTGCGTACCCCAAGAGGGCCGGTTAGTGTGGGACTGAGTACAAACCGCGACCTTAATTCAACAAAAGATGTTGGTTTTAATGCCTCTACCTATGCTATTCCAAAACTATACAGTTATTTAAGTGTACCTACTACCAATTTTTCATTCGGCTCAGGTAAGCTTTCTTGGATAGGCACTTATGATAGGCAGTTTAACGGTAATATTGGCTTTGCACAAAATTCATTGCCGCGCAATAACATGGTGTTTACCCTTAGTCAGGCTTTTAACTTTAGTAAGGCAGGTACCCTTACCTTCGATGTGTCTAAATCTTCTACCCAGTATAAAGAGCTCGCTGCATTTGGTCCGGATCAGTTAATGATTGATAGAAATACCAATGGAAATTATTTCAGGGATGATTTTCTTCAAACCATGTCGGTTGGCCTAAACCACGCCATCGATTCTAAAAAACTTGGATTAAGAAGCACTGTATTTGTTAATTATGCAGGTTCTGGTTTCCAAAATCCAGGGCAACAGGGCATCGGTAATCTAAATTTAAGGTTTGGTGGTAATATCCGTAAAGATTTTTTTCATAAGAAAATGACACTTTCGCTACGTTCTGATTTCAAGAATATGCCGATTAGTGCTGCCGACAATTCACATTGGAGCAACCACAACATTCAGATCGATTCGAGGTTCCGCATTTCCCGGTCGGCCAATTTAGGTTTAAAATATATTGATAATGGTGTGGATAAGGTATCGCAGGGCAATACCCCTGTTTATGCTTCTAAAAAACTTCAGCTCGATCTCAATTCAAATTATAAACTCTTTGGTCAACGCGGTTTTAGCCATATAAGTATTGCACAACAAGAAATAGCTAATCCTTTATCATTGGGTAATTCTAGTCTTTTACAGCTAAACTATGTACAAACAGTAGTATTTAAAGCTTTTTCACTTTCTGGAAACCTTTTTTATAACCGTGAACTGAATGCCAATACCATATTGGGCAATATGCTCAATTCAGATGCTTCGCTACAATACCAGTTATTCAGAGGTGTTTCAATGTCGAGCGGATTGAGTTATCTCGATAATCAGAAGCTGGCACGCCAGGCCGGCATTAAACAAAGTATCCAGTTTATGCTAAAGAAACATTTTGATATCTCGGCATATGTAGATATCCGCAAAAACTTGATTACCCCGACTTATCCTGATCTTTTTTCTACCAACAGGGGAGAAATATCTATACACTATTATCTCGATAAACAATGA
- a CDS encoding tail fiber protein produces the protein MKIKGILFYILLMCNATVVFSQQYSYFLADAGSINKNKTLGRNKINIYSLRDISVPADHSPPVVSMRTFVGPYALSTYVPGSTDFNAYQEPGLYEFETAGGTLTNTPHGSVTSSNFKVISLGQPSRNAQLMFETASNAVWVRNNWDWGAGIQHTSWDRLALISELGNSAFVGYAYDANAYTMARRDDGGHIKANYFRTQAMLEVGSTALTGIFASSGDEFVRKFDVTSLRNFLGIPSQGETFASITAKNNHTYANLALSRADTPNPNTSGADHDYGSLGFFNSDFGIENARVEAYYGVGQHVDRGGLKFYTREGDGLQTRMTIWPNGNVGIGTLMPAEKLTVEGKIKAREIRVDGQGAPDYVFEDTYHKLSLAEVEKYIRLNKHLPEVPSAKEFERDGMAVGEMNKLLLKKIEELTLHLIEKEKELKSQAERLTEIEKLLKINK, from the coding sequence ATGAAAATCAAGGGAATATTGTTTTATATCTTATTGATGTGCAATGCGACTGTTGTATTTTCGCAACAGTATAGTTATTTCTTGGCTGATGCTGGATCCATTAATAAAAATAAAACATTAGGTCGGAATAAGATAAATATCTATTCTTTACGGGATATCAGCGTACCTGCAGATCATTCGCCCCCTGTTGTTTCTATGAGGACATTTGTTGGCCCATATGCATTGAGCACTTATGTGCCCGGAAGCACAGATTTTAATGCCTATCAGGAACCTGGTCTATATGAATTTGAAACAGCGGGAGGAACACTTACCAATACGCCTCACGGTTCGGTAACCAGTTCTAATTTTAAGGTAATCAGCTTAGGGCAACCTTCCAGAAATGCCCAGCTAATGTTTGAAACTGCCAGTAATGCGGTATGGGTAAGGAATAACTGGGATTGGGGCGCCGGTATACAGCACACATCTTGGGATCGTTTAGCCTTGATTTCGGAACTTGGGAATTCTGCTTTTGTAGGCTACGCTTATGATGCTAATGCCTATACGATGGCAAGAAGAGACGATGGAGGTCATATAAAAGCTAACTATTTCAGGACTCAGGCCATGCTTGAAGTGGGCTCAACAGCGCTTACCGGGATTTTTGCCTCTTCGGGTGATGAATTTGTCCGAAAGTTTGATGTAACGAGTCTTCGGAATTTTTTGGGTATCCCTTCACAAGGAGAGACCTTTGCCAGTATAACGGCAAAAAACAACCATACCTATGCCAATCTCGCTCTTAGTAGGGCAGATACTCCAAATCCCAATACCTCTGGAGCAGACCATGATTATGGCAGCCTAGGGTTTTTCAATTCAGATTTCGGGATAGAAAATGCAAGGGTAGAGGCTTACTATGGAGTTGGACAGCATGTTGACAGGGGAGGCCTGAAGTTTTACACTCGTGAAGGCGATGGTCTACAGACCCGAATGACCATATGGCCAAACGGTAACGTTGGTATTGGCACATTGATGCCGGCAGAAAAACTTACTGTTGAAGGAAAAATCAAGGCTCGCGAAATTCGGGTTGACGGGCAGGGTGCGCCTGACTATGTATTTGAAGATACCTATCATAAACTTTCACTTGCCGAGGTTGAAAAATACATCCGTTTGAACAAACATCTTCCAGAAGTACCTTCTGCAAAAGAATTCGAACGCGACGGAATGGCTGTTGGTGAAATGAATAAACTCCTGCTGAAAAAAATAGAAGAACTCACCCTGCATTTAATTGAAAAGGAAAAAGAATTGAAAAGCCAGGCAGAGCGCTTAACGGAAATAGAAAAACTACTAAAAATTAATAAATAA